GATATGAGAGCTGGACTCCACATCATAAAAGGAGACCAGACCctcctcataatccacaaacacaccgacccgctgcggcttcactctcagagacagagagacacgaGGATCCTCACAGGCTTTATATTCATCTCCATTCCTCAGCCACACAGTCCAGTATCCATCACTGGGTCTTGCTGTGATCTGTCCCTTCCTGTTAATGGATTCTCTGACCACTCCTAAATCCCAGTAAGTCTTTCccttcacctgcacctcaaaataaaatctccctAAGGAGAATCCCTCCTTTCCCAAGACACAGGGACATGGATCAAATCTCTCTGGTTTGTCTGGGAGTTTCTGTGTAATGTCTCCATATCtcacttgttttccatcatcagACAGAATGAGATATGGTTGAGCTGTAtcaggatccagagtcacatccactgagaaaacagagaatacagatattctgtgatgctgatgtttttagttaACCCAGTGTTTAATCAGATTGTAGTGCAGTAATGAAGCAGTGAGTGTATGAATGTAAACTAGTGTAGTGCAGACAGCACACTGTACCTGCATACTGCTGCATCCACTTCAGCTCTGTAGAGACTAATGACAAGAAAACAATCAGATCTGAAGCTTATATTTAAAGAACAGAGTACACTATCATGTTTCTATCTGATCAGTGTGTATTGATGTACCAGTTAGTGTGAGTTTCTCATCTATAGTGTCCTTCAGTTGAGTCAGAGCTCTCCTCAGAGTCTCCAGACTCTCATGAGTCTTCATACTGATCTCAGGCCAGTTCCTGGTGTTTCTAGAGCTGCACAGGGATGAGTGAAtctacagcaggagagaggagaaatccttcagcatgtcatatcctgcattatgattgatcagagagatcatgttgactgacctgtaggaggtggaggtgatcttcagtgtgtgagagctgctccagctcagtgtttctcatctttagctcagtgatctcctgctccagctcttcaatcagctcttgctcctgtttctctgctgctttctgctgctcctccatcatctccagcagttcagtctgatgtctctcaatggagcggatgagatcAGTGAAGAGCTCCACACGGACTGCTTTTCTCCTTCTCTGTTGTTTCTCTGCTCAACCAGGACAGGCAACACattattagcagtgtttgctaacagaagaatctgtgtaactattgctcatacatttttgttcacataCATAGGCTACATGTGTTTTCAGAATCCCTCAAATGAAGTATTAAACTTCACTCTGCACCCTGGACGAGAGCAGAACAAGCCCTGGACATTTTACTTCTTGTTTTATTGGCTGTTGCTGTATATTTGAGTCTGATAGTCATCTGTCAttcgtttgattgtttgtttattttgttattgttatatctTCTCAATGTTTCTAAACATTGAAGTTTGTTGAAAtggtaaatatttacatttatttattctattattttaaactcacttttctgacttctgctgagtgtttgatgtcttgaatcttcttgattctgttctggatcatcagctgcacgtctttctgtgtcttcatcagttcagtctatagagagaacaacacagacacatttatcataacacagattaaactcacaatatgaaataaaatctgattcctcatgatatcagtcctttaaaagaataataacgtCTACCTTCTTCACTTGACTCTCCTCTTCTATAGGAACAGTGTTGTGGTTCTTGTTGTCTGTCTCGGTGCAGAatgaacacacacatgtctgatcatctctacagaacagatccagaggtctctcgtgtttctgacatatatagtcctccagattactcacaggatccatcagtttgtgtttcttcaaaCGTGTCACTCTCAAATGAGGCTCCAGGTGAGTTTCACAGTAAGAGCTCTGACACACCAGACACGACTTCAGCGCTTTCAGCTTTCTTTCCTCACAGAAGTCACACAGAACTTCAGTTGTTTTCTCAGGACTTTTCTTCTTACAGTGATCTACGAGCTCTCAGAGTGTGGGTATTaatcttgagatcaggtctttgcttgaatgtttctttacagtatggacagctgcaggtctggctgttgtcccagcacttattcagacagatcttgcagaagttgtgtccacatggagtcgagactggatcagtgaacacatccagacaTACAGAGCACTGAATCTCCTCAGACAGTGAACTCATGGAGGATGACATTGCTGGAAAGAGACATTATTTAGGATTAGTGTGAACTCTTTCAATACTGTTTATGAAgaatcccatgatgcacctcatGAAGCTTGGTTGAATGTAAAGAGTGTTTAGAGACAAAGAGTGCTGAAGAAACTCAGATATAAAGAGATCATGTTCAGTCAGctggttattattgtaaaatgaacCCAGACAAGCTGATCAGAACCTAAATGTGAAGCTCATTACATAACCactacctaaataaataaataaataaatgtagattcAATTATTTGATCTGCTTTACATTCCTGAACctgcacattttaaaaattatataagaaaagtcaaagtcaaagtgttTTTCTGGGTTATTGACTTACATGGAGGATCCAGGTCAATACTCCGTCTCCTGGTTTTTCTTGCTGTTAGTGAAGATTCTGCCATTGTTCTTTCCCTCTTAAAGCCTTTTAATGAAAAATGATAGTTTAACTGGTTAAAATGTGAGAACTGATAGTGATGGAAACACAatcatttgttttaaacaaaGTGAGAGACTCGTAAACTTACTGAGCAATCTGAACTATGACCTGCTGTTTAAAGAAAGTACAAAGATCAAGCTTTATATTTTCCAACAAACATATATATCTCCTCATCAAAAATTAGATTATtctttccacaaaatatattatatgatcataagttattgtgtaatgtaaaagtgattttcagctgcagtgaagcaggtttgtgttcagtttgtctgcaggtcatttacttcctgttttacctgtttgtctttatgtcgcgtgacaaaatgacagaaacaccaaactttgtttgatCTAATGACATACTGTTAATATAATTCTGATATCATTTCAGTGCAGTAAAAAACTTAAGTATCTGAGTATTTGACACACTTAAACCTGCTTCTGTTCAACTCATTCCAGTCTGACATAAACCCTACTAAACCAGACCACTGTCATTAGAAACCTGTTCAGGACAATCTCTCTTATATTTCTATCACTTACCTGTGAGTATCAGATGTGTTCACAAGTGTCTCTGAACGACTCAATATTCTGTTGTTTAAAGAGTTCGATGGTTTCTGGCGTCCATGTTGTTGATCAAGTAAGTTTCACTTTCTCCGAGTCTCTCACTGAACTACAGTGATGTCAGAGCTGCTCAGGGTGTATTCTATGGAAAGCCAAATGGGTCAGAATTCGCATGCTTTTCACCACCGTATCAATATTTAAACGGCGTTTAAATAAGCACTGTTAGGCGATAAGTTATGCCAGAAGAGGtgaaatttctgttttttttttactttgtgtctGGATAACATACGTGTGGATAAACGTCTGGAAAACATAGGCATGGATAAGCGTACGTATGAataagtacattaataataatttggattGTCCTATTCTTCCCCAAGGAAGGCTTTAAGGTTGTAATGATCATGATAACAGTACCTAAAGTACACATTTGTCTCCCTTGCATGGGCCCGGCCCTTGTCCAACATCTTATGATCACACTTAACACCggagtaccacagggctgtgtgctgtgcccattcctctactctctctacacccACCACTGCAAgactgtgcatggatccaactccatcatcaagtttgcagatgacaccacagtgaTTTGCCTCATCAGAGACAATGATGAGATGTCTACAGGGAGGAGGTACAACACCTGCCCACGTTGTGCGCTGACAACAACCTGTCCCTTAACACCagcaagacaaaggagctcattgtagacttcaggaagaagaaaggaagcacgcacaatcccatccacattaacgggatggttgttgaacgtgtctccagcttcaagttcctgggaaccaccatttcggaggacctgtcctggaccacaaacacctccagcctggtcaagaaggctcaccagtgcctcttcttcctcaggacactgaagaagaaccagctgtcttcagccatcctggtgaaccTCTACTGGTGTGCGATCGAGActatcctgaccagttgcatcacagtctggtatgggaactgctcagtggctgaccacaaggcactgcagagggttgTGAAAACTGCCCAACAAATCACAGGGAcatcacttcctgctcttgaggacatccagaggaaacactgtctacgtcgagctcgcagcattctcaaggactcctctcaccctgaccatggactgtttaacctcctgccctccgggaggGTGCTTCAGAAGCCTCCGGAAAAGGACCAGCAGATTCAGgaaacagctttttccctacagctgtctccttactGAACTCTGCTCCCTACtgaactccccccccccccccccgacacacacacacagactcctcaccCCTCCTCATCAACACATCtggtttacaaacaaacaaacaagcaaacaaaaaaaaaaaactgtaaacttgtTATTAcatgcactactgtctgttcatccagaacaCAGAGTAATCCATTTGCCCACTggaatattttctatgcactttccTGTCCATTGtactagtgtaaatgatgttcatatgtaTGGGATTATAATCacgccaaatgtattgcagtcacagagcaaaaaataacaagcaaagatcaaatatttaaaaacacgtgtaaaataataacgcacaaaaccgaaaaacaaattcagttttttttaaataacaaaaagtgcagtcatggatcgaaaaataataagcgtaaatcaaaaatgtaaacgcatttacaaattatattgcacaaaactgaaacatgaattcaaaattttccaaatctcaaacaaaatcaggtttcctgctcatatgttattttttttgtgcttgtggttttttcccctttgcttgtttccacgttctgcgcttgcgtttctaaaagttgcagt
This genomic stretch from Carassius auratus strain Wakin unplaced genomic scaffold, ASM336829v1 scaf_tig00217395, whole genome shotgun sequence harbors:
- the LOC113100874 gene encoding E3 ubiquitin-protein ligase TRIM39-like, with amino-acid sequence MSRACSALVQAEKQQRRRKAVRVELFTDLIRSIERHQTELLEMMEEQQKAAEKQEQELIEELEQEITELKMRNTELEQLSHTEDHLHLLQIHSSLCSSRNTRNWPEISMKTHESLETLRRALTQLKDTIDEKLTLTVSTELKWMQQYAVDVTLDPDTAQPYLILSDDGKQVRYGDITQKLPDKPERFDPCPCVLGKEGFSLGRFYFEVQVKGKTYWDLGVVRESINRKGQITARPSDGYWTVWLRNGDEYKACEDPRVSLSLRVKPQRVGVFVDYEEGLVSFYDVESSSHIYSFTAQSFTEKLYPLFSPCPNDGGKNSSPLIITPVSYNK